A part of Capsicum annuum cultivar UCD-10X-F1 chromosome 6, UCD10Xv1.1, whole genome shotgun sequence genomic DNA contains:
- the LOC107873186 gene encoding protein FAM136A — translation MEAIAAAEERIVSERLKQKLNEVNTAAQSQLAGIQDHVQFTLQQAYYRCAYECFDRRRNQEDIRRCVEHCSVPTHNAQNIFQNEMARFQERLNRSLMVCQDKHESARIQKNRNATMELESCVDQSVQDSINELPHLVAKIEGSLGINH, via the exons ATGGAGGCAATAGCAGCAGCTGAAGAGAGAATAGTTTCAGAAAGATTGAAACAAAAACTGAACGAAGTTAACACTGCTGCCCAATCCCAACTCGCTGGCATTCAAGACCACGTCCAATTCACTCTCCAG CAAGCTTATTACAGATGTGCTTACGAATGCTTCGACAGGAGAAGAAACCAAGAGGACATACGGCGCTGTGTGGAGCATTGCAGTGTTCCTACGCACAATGCTCAGAATATTTTCCAGAATGAAATGGCAAGGTTTCAG GAAAGATTGAACAGGTCTCTAATGGTCTGCCAAGACAAACACGAGAGTGCCAGAATCCAGAAGAACAGAAATGCCACAATGGAACTGGAATCATGTGTTGATCAGTCGGTTCAAGACAGCATCAATGAATTGCCACATCTTGTTGCAAAAATAGAGGGTTCTCTCGGCATCAACCATTGA